A stretch of DNA from Candidatus Binatia bacterium:
TGGTTACCGCTTTGGTGGAACGTGAGCAGATCAAAACGACCGATGCGAAAGCTAAGGAACTTCGCAAGCTGGCTGATCGTCTGATTACGCTGGGAAAACGAGGGACCCTGCACGCTCGAAGGCAGGCGGCTAGTGTGCTGCGAACAAGAGCAGCGGTGAGGAAACTCTTTGACGAGCTTGCTCCACGCTTCAGCCAGCGAAACGGTGGCTATACCAGGGTGCTCAAATTTACCCGGCGTCCCGGGGATTCTGCGCCGATTTCCATCGTGGAGTTCACGGAATCGAAGGCTCCCGCCACAGAACCCGTTAAGAAAAGCGCGTGAGTGCCTCTTGAAGGCACCCGAGGTCGTCCGGTCACGCCTTCAGGTGGCTGATCCGTACTCCCGAACGGCATCATCCTGGCTCGTGGCTTGAATCGAGAAGCGCGGTTTCTCCTTTAATGGCGCCTGGGCTTGGCTTCCCGCTGGCTTGCAGGACGCTGCGAGAGGCCCCAGGTCGGCTGACCTCGCACGACGCCGTTCGCTCCCTCTTCCTCTGTCGTCACATGTACCTTTGCGTTACGGAGCGAGCAGCAACCGCTTCACGAGAGCTTCGAGGTCCGCGGAGGAGACCCTCCCGTCTCTATTGATGTCTGCACTGCGTGATAGCGCCTGAGGACGAAAGAGCTGGCGGAGCAAAAGCGACAGGTCAGCTTCTGTGGTGCGGCCGTCCCCGTCGAGGTCTCCCGGTTCAACTGTGGGAACGGTTGCAGTCAGGCTTGGGGTTGCCGTGGGTTTGGTGGTTGGCGTGTCACTCGGAGAATAGGTGGGCGTGAGGCTGGATGTTGGCGTTGCACTCGATGTCGGGGTAGCTGTGAGGGTCGGCAAGGCAGTGGAGGTTGCGGAGGGACGCGGCGTCGGAGTTAGTGATGGCGTGAGTGAGGGGGTGGGAGATGGCATTACGGTGCGCGTTGGCGTCGGGGATGCGGTGGCACTATTGGTCGGGGTCGCTGAGGGGAGACGCGTCTGCGTGGCCGTAAGCGTACTGGACGCAGATCGGGTTGGAGGAAAGGTTGCTGTCCAAGTGCGCGTCATGCTTTGCGTGGCAGAGGCCGTAGGACTCTGTGATGGCGTGGCCGTGGCGGTTAGGCTCCGGGTCACGGTTGGCGTGGGCGAATCGGTACTCGTGCTTGTTGGAGTCCGATGCGACAGAGATGGCGATTCCTGTGGCGAGGGCGAGGGAGTGACCGGGAAAGGACTACTTGTGGCAAAGGCTGTTTGGCTGGCGGTCGGCGTGGTAGGTCCTACAGCCGTGGGCGTGGCCGTTGGGGAGCTCGGCGTGGCACTTGGTACCGCTTCGGGGGCCGTTTCCGTGGCCGTGGGAGACGCACTATGCGTGGGGGAGACGGTCGGGCTCCTCTCGATCGCTGGTGACGACGTAGGTGTTTGACTGGGCGTCGCAGTGGGAGACAGAAAGCCTTCCGGCGTCGGATCTTGGGTCTGCGCAGGTGTGGAGGTGGCCGTTGCAGTTGTGGTTGTGGTTGTGGTTGTGGTTGGTGTCGCTCTTCCGGAACGAATCGCTGTAAAGGTACGTGTAGGGGTACGGGAAGGATAGGGTGTTAGAGTTCGGGTCATTGTTCTAGTCGCTGTGAAGGAGCGCGTGGATGTGGAGGTGGGTGAGGAAGTTGCGGTCCGCGTGTGGGAGGCGGTTGGGGTGTTGGATGGCGTTCCGGTAAAGCTGGGGGTCGGGCTTGGGGAAGCAGAAGGGGTTGCAGTCCGCGTAGGTGTGTTGGAAGGCGTGCGGCTCGGACTGGACGATGCAGAAGCTGACGGCGTTGGTGTTCGAGACGGAGTGTGAGTCGCCGTGGGGGAAGGCGATGCGGTTCGCGTGGATGAGGGCGAGGGCGTGCGCGTCGCTGTCACCGTTGGGGTTCCGCTCGCTGTTGGTGTCTTGGTTACAGTCCCGGTTGACGTGGGGGTTCGTGTTCCCGTGGCCGTGACTGTGGGCGTGGGTGACCTGCTCGGGGTTGGCGTGGGGAAAGAAAAGCCAAGTTGCGCCACCCAAGTGCCCCATAGATTACTGGGCTCCTCGGCGTACTCCCCAAAGGCCCAGAAAGAGTTGTCCGTCGGATCGATGGCGATGCTGTTGTAGTCACCCCACCGGTTCCGACCCTGCGAATCCAATAGGATGAATGGCCCCGCACCTACGCGAAGCGTTTGGGTGCGAGCGAACTGGTTACGAGGGTCGCTACGGAGTTGCCCGGCGCCAAGAAGAGAGACGAACCGTGTCGGCCCAGACTGGTTGTAAACGGCCACCACGTTTCCGATGTTGTCCACTGCAAGGGCGCCATAGAACGTGTGCTCACCGGGGGCACCTTGCATGAAATCTTGTTTAACGCCGACGACAGGGAAGTTCGTCGTATCCAGTTCAAAGATCCGAACGGCCGCGACGGTTTCGTTACCGAAGACGGCACCAACGGTGGCGGCCAACCACAAAGAGTCGTTACGCCATACTGCGGCGGTTACTCGAGGACCACCGGTCTCGATTCTCCTGGTTGTCATGGGTTGGCTGGCGTTAGGTGGGGCCGCGCAGGGTGGGGGAACTGTCAACTCGCGGAAATGTAAGAGGGGATCCGAGCCTTCTAGGACGATCACTCGCCAAACCTGCACGGCGCAGGCGTTTGGGAAGCGCGTGCTGACGATATAACCGGCTGGGGAGTCCCCGAAGGCCTGCGCGGCATGTAAGTGAAAAACCAAACTCCCTCCCGCCTGCAAGTTGGAAAAATCGAAGAAAGGAGCGGGATCTCCGCGAAGTAGAGGACCTTTGGGTACCACGCGAATTCGCGCGCCGTGAAAATCGAAAAACGCACCGTCGAACAAGTTACCGGTTAAGTAGACGGCGTGACGGTCGGAGCCCAAGGAGGGCAGATCAACAAAGTTCTGACTTCCGTCGGTGTTTACATCGAAAGCGTAATAGTGCCATTGGCTGGTTGCCCATTCAGTGTCCGAAACAGCGAGTAGCCAATACGATGCGAAAGGATTGCCTCGGCGGGACGCTGCGAGTACCCAAAAGCGGCCATTCTCAAAGATCGTGCGGGGGTCCGTAAGGAAATCTTCCGCGTTGGCTACGGGCGCAAAAAACGACTGTAGAGAACTCTCAGCGACCGGCGTTCCCCGACGGTCAGTAACGCGCACGGTTCCGTTAGTGACCAATAAGATTTGGCCTGGGCCGACGGCGATGGTCGGATTCGGTGGGTTCGTGCCATCAAAAGTAACGCCGGTAAATCCTCTACGAATCTCCAGATCAATGTCTGCAGCTTGCCGCCCGAAAGAGGCCAGTCCCAGAACGCTCGAACCCGGGGCAAACCAAGAATTCAGAGGTGTGCCGACTTTTGGTTCAACGGGCCGGTGCCACCCCGCGATGCAGGGATGAGGCGCAATAGAGAGCCAGAAAAGAGCTGTTAGCCGCCAAACCCGATCCCCAACCAAACTCACGGTATTCCCTACTAGCAGAGCCGGCCATCCGCAGCGCAACGTTATGCGCGGTCACTGTCTCGAGACGACGGCGAACTACATCAAGGCCGAAGATGCATCCCGCGTAATCTCACGAGTCGAGCGCAATTTGGTTAACCGAGATTGAATTTGGCCGGGTTGCCGCCCGCACGCTGGCTGAGAATGGCACTTGGGCTGATTGCGTTGTCGTTGGAACCACGCCAACCACGCGCCGGCCGAGCCAATGAGAGTTACGGCGTCATTGGACGAAGTTGAGAACGGGCGCGCTGTTGCACGGCCGCCCTGCGGCGGGCCACTTCTTCGGGGCGCAGTTGGCGTGAAAACTCGCTTGAACGATTCGCCTCCAAGGCTCGGCCCTGCGCATAAGACAGTGCGTATCCATCATCGATCAGCCGCTTGTACGCGTGCACCAAGCGTTGGTCGCATGACAAAATATCGCGAGCCAGGGCTTCGCAGGTTGGTATCAGGTCTGGCGGCGGAACGACACGGTTGACAAGCCCCCAGTCCAGAGCAGTTTGGGCGTCAATGTAATTACCGGTAAGTGAGAGCTCTTTTGCGCGGTAAACGCCGATTAAGCGGGAAAGTTTCTGACTTAAACCCCAGCCGGGCATGATCCCCACGCGGGCATGCGTATCGGCAAAACGTGCCTCGGTGGATGCGATCAAGATGTCGCAAGCGAGGGCGAGTTCAAAACCGCCGGTAATCGCGAAGCCATGGATCGCAGCGATTACAGGCTTCTGGCAGCGCTCGACAGTGTCCACCACATCCGCGCTGCTCGCCGCGGTGCGAGCCTCCGTGGCCGGGCTTCCACTGAGTTCCTTGAGGTCCAAACCAGCGCAGAAAGCACGGCCTGCACCCGTGAGGATGATGACACCAACTGTCGGGTCTTCCTCGGCTCGCTCAAAAGCTTCTACCAATGCTGCCCGCAGGGCGCGTGACAGTGCATTTAAAACGTGTGGCCGATTCAAGGTAATCCGCGCGATGCCATCGCTCACGTCAACTAGCAAGATCTTGTCGTCTGCCATGAAGCCAACCTCTCGACGAAGAAACTGTTCGTAGGGTTCATCCCCCAATCTGATACATGGAGCGTTCTTCCGGTGAGATCCCCGCGCTCAACGCGTGCCCCGTCGGCTTCCGGCGCACGGCAAGCGCCAGCAGCTCGGCCAACGTTTCTGTCGATCCGCCGTTACGCAGAATGTCCCGAACATCGATCTCCTCGTCATGCAGTAAGCAGAGATGCAACTTGCCGTCGGCAGTCAAGCGCATTCGATTGCAAGTGCCGCAATAAGGTCGGCTCACGGGGCTAATGAGTCCGACCAGCCCCTGAGCACCCGGAATTCGGTAGTAGACCGCTTCGTCTGAAGGGTGCAGAGCGGAGACAGGTTCCAGGGGCCCAAGATTCTCTTGAATTTGCCGCAAAACGTTTTCATTCGAAACGAAATGGCTCACGGCGATTCGTGACTCCTCACCGCCACCCAGCGGCATGAGTTCGATGAAGCGGACATGCCAGGGATGGATCAATGTCAGCCGAGCTAGGTCCACAACGTCCTCGTCATTGTAACCCCGTGCGACAACGACATTCAGTTTGATCGGACACAGGCCCGCTCGTTCGGCCGCCTCGATGCCCGCCCAGATCTCTTCTAGGGTACCAAAGCGCATGATGCGCTGAAGCCGACCTGGATGAAGCGAATCGACGTGAATGTTCACCCGCTTCAAACCAGCCTGACGCAAGCGTTCAGCCATCTTGGGTAGTAGGATTCCGTTGGTCGTCATCGAGAGATCGTGGATCCCGCGGATCGACGCAATTCGCTGGACAATGTCTTCAAGGTCGGGACGTAAGGTAGGCTCTCCACCCGTCAGCCGCACCTTGGCAAACCCTATTTGAGCCGCGGCGTGGACCACGCGCTCTATTTCAGCCGCGCTAAGAAGCTCGTCGGGCCGTGTCAGGCGCAAGCCTTGCAAAGGCATGCAGTAGACACAGCGTAAGTTGCAATGGTCGATAATGGAGACGCGCAGGTAATCAATGTTTCGTCCGAAGCGATCGAGAGGCATAGTACGCCACCATTGGCCGCTACGGGCCTTAAGTCAAGCTGCTGGCGCGACGCCGCTGCCGTGTGAGATAGTAAACGGGCACTCCAGCCAGCACGATCAATAACCCCGGCCAAGTGTACCTCGGCTTCATGACCAGCAAATCGACCATAATGGCTAGGGTTGCCGCGACGTAGAGCAACGTTAGCCACGGATAACCGATTGCTCGATAGGGGCGTGGCCACTGCGGGTGGCGTATGCGGAGAACAACCACAGCGGCAACCGTAAGCGAGTAAAAAAGCAGGGCCGCAAAAATCACATAATCCAGAAGGTCACCGTACGTTCCCGAGAGAACCAATATGCCCGCCCAGGCGGCTTGAAAGACCAGCGCAACAACGGGAACCCTGTATACGTTCAGGTAACCGGCGGCCTTAAAAAACAGGCCGTCTTTCGCCATCGCGTGGTAAACCCGAGCACCTGAAAGGATCAGGCCGTTGGCGCACCCAAACGTGGAGACCATGATCGCTGCAGACATTAGGAGATTGCCGGTAGAGCCGAACAAGACCTCCATCATCGCACTGGCAACACGGTCGTTGTTTGCATACTGGATTCCGCGCTCTAGGGGGTTCGATCCACCAGCGGCGCCCCAAAGCGGCAGTACGGCTAGGTAGGAGGCGTTTGCCAGGATGTAAAGCACAGTGACACCTCCAGCACCAATTACGAGGCTTGCCGCGATGTTCCGCTCAGGATGTTTGACTTCGGCCGCGGCAAATGTGATGTTGTTCCAAGCGTCTGCCGAAAACAAGGCTCCGACCATTGCGGCACCGAAAAGCGGCAGTACGTCCGACAGGCTCATCGCTCTCTGGCCCCAAAAGTAAACCCAGTTGACGTGCCCTTGACCGAGGGAAGGACCAAGAACGACCCCAGCGAGAACAACGGCAAGAAGAGTCCCAACCTTGGCCACCGTAAATATGTTTTGAATCCAACGCCCCGTACGTAACCCTCGGCAGTTTGCCCACGTGAGCAGGACAATGACACCGATGGCCACGCATCGTTGGCCATCGAGCCCGACTGAACCCGCTGTGGATCCCTCCAGTGCCGGAATGAACACAGCGCAGAATTTGGCGAATGCGACGGCCACAGCGGCGATCGTGCCGGTTTGGATCACAGTAAAAAGCGTCCACCCGTACAAGAATCCCCACAAGGGGCCGTATGCCTCCCGCAAGTACACGTACTGTCCCCCGGCTCTCGGAAGCATTGCGGCGAGCTCCCCGTAATTGAGAGCGGCGACGACAGTAACTGCTGCGGTGGCTAGCCAAACCGCGAGAAGCCAAACCGGTGCGTCGAGTAAGCGGGCGATATCGGCGCTTACTAGGAAGATGCCAGAGCCGATCATCGAGCCGGCAACAATTGCCGCGGCATCCCACAGGCCTAAGATCCGGGCAAACTCGGCTTGCCTGGTCGGTTTCACAGCGCGAGCTCGTTCAAAATCGCAGTCAGAGACGCGGGTGGCTATGTCTGAAGCGGACGAGCCATTCTGACACCGTGTTTGGCAATTCGACTGTGATATCGACTGTAGCTGAAATAAATCAACAACCCGAGCCCGAGCCAAATTCCTAGTCGCATCCAGTTGTGGGAGCCCAGCGAGAACATCATGCCAAGGTTGAATAGAATGCCGAGAATAGGCACGAGTGGGAAAAGAGGCGTACGAAACGGGCGAGGCTGATGCGGATTAGTGTATCGCATCACCAGCACGGCGCTGCATACGACGACGAACGCAAACAAGGTGCCGATATTGACCATTTCGGCAAGCGCTTGAATGGGCAGCAATGCAGCAACGACCGCCACCACCACTCCGGTTAGAATTGTAGAGCGGTGCGGGGTACGGAAACGCGGGTGCACCCTCCCAAAAAAGTGCTCCGGGAGTAACCCATCTCGAGCCATTGCAAAGAACACTCGCGGCTGACTCAACATCAGCACTACAAGGACGCTGGTGATGCCCGCAACCGCTCCTATCGAGATAATCAATACAGCCGCATTGAAGCCGTGGCGGGCAAATGCCGCCGCAAGCGGGGCATCGACGTCGATCTCGGTGTAAGGAACCATCCCTGTAAGAACCGCGGCGACGCCAATGTACAGTGCAGTACAAATTGCCAGGGATGCGATAATCCCAATGGGCACGTCACGCTGAGGGTTGCGAGCTTCTTCTGCTTGTGTGGAGACAGAGTCGAAGCCGATATAAGCGAAAAAGACGTAGGCGGCTCCCGCGGCCACGCCCTTCCAACCGAAGGGAAGAAACGGAGTCCAGTTGTCCGGGTTCACATAAGTGGCTCCCACCAAGATCACGAACAAGATCACGGCCAACTTCACGGCCACCATCGTGGCATTGAACGTGGCACTTTCTCGGATTCCGACAACAAGAACAGCAGTGACGAGCAACACGATGACAGCGGCAGGTAAGTTGAAGTAAGCCCCCGGTGTGCTGAATGGGTCCGAACTGATCGCAACCGGCAAGTGGATGCCAAACAACTCGAGCAGATGCAAAAAATACTTCGACCAGCCATGGGCGACGGTTGCCGAAGCCATTCCGTATTCGAGGATGAGGTCCCAGCCGATAATCCACGCCAGCAGCTCACCTAGAGTGGCGTAGGCATAGGTGTAAGCGCTACCTGCCACCGGAATCATCGCGGCAAATTCTGCGTAGCAGAGCGCGGCAAAGGCACAGCCAAGCCCGGCGATGACAAAAGACAAAACCAGGGCTGGACCGGCGTGGTCGTGAGCAGCAAGCCCTGTAAGCACGAAGATTCCCGCGCCGATGATGGCACCGACTCCCAGAGAGGTGAGCGCCCAGGGTCCGAGTGCCCGGCGAAGCCGATTCTCGCTTGCCAAGTCGGCCTCGAGCATGGAAATCGGTTTGACCCTGAACAACTGTCGCCAAAGACTCATGGATTTCCTCCGATATTTTTGCGGTCTTTTGCTATTGAAAGCGCTGTCAAACAAGCCAAAAGATGAGCAACAGGCCGAGGGCGATGCGGTAAAGGGCGAAGAGCAGAAAGGTGTGCCGTTGCACAAAGCGCAAGAACGCCTCGACAACTACGAAGGCAGAGGCAAATGCGGCTACAAAGCCGACTGCCAGTGCCCCAAGGTCCTCGACAAGAAGTTGGTCCCACACCTTATACAGGCTATACAGGCTTGCGGCAGCTAGGGTGGGAATGGAAAGGTAAAACGAAAACTGGGTCGCGACGGGACGACTCAGGCCGCACATCAGCCCGCCAAGGATGGTCGCGGCAGCCCGCGAGACGCCAGGCACTAGCGATAACGTTTGGGCGGTGCCCACCCAAATTGCTTGTTGCCAACTGACAGCCTCGATTTCTCGGGTACGCTCTTCGTGCTTTCGCTGGTCCACCCACAGCAAGGCGACTCCACCCCCCACCAACGCCCAAGCCACGACGCGAGTATTGAAAAGGTGATTTTCAATCCAGTGGTGGAACAGATAACCTGCCAGCGCAGCAGGTAAAAAGGCGAGGGCCAGTTTGCCCATCAGCGAGCGCGCGACCGGGTCCGATGGGGCTCGTTGCACGAGGCTCCAGAGATGATCGCGGTAGAGCCAAACCAAGGCCAGAACGGCACCCAGTTGAATCGAAATATCGAAGGTCGCCCGCTGCGCCTCTGGATAGTCGACCACTGTCGATACCAGGATCAAATGCCCAGTCGAAGAGATGGGCAAAAATTCCGTAACTCCCTCGACCACCCCTAAGATCAGCGCCTTCCACCACAGCATATAAAGAGGGGTGGATAGACAGCGCGGGTAGGGGTGCAACCCCCCGCGGATGAGACGTTAACAAGACTGGAAGGCTTCCCTTTTGTGTGCTTTCAAGTCGAGGATGCCGCTGCGGGCAGTCTCTTTAGACGTTGGCTGGACTCTGGCGTACCCGCGGGAGTCGATCTGGGAGATCCTGGCAGACGTCTGTGCGGCTTCCGGTAAAGATGCCCGCCCGTTGGAGATCGAGCGCTTTGTTCGCTCCGTTTGGTCGGTTGGACAACTGCGCGCGGAGGAAAGCCTCAAGAACGGAGGAAATTATTCTGATTCGGACGAGGAGTTCATCGGGCAGTTTTGGGTCTTGAGCGAAACTGTCTTTCGACAACTGGGAGTTACTGGCCCAACCGAGCAGCTTTTTGCGGAGTTCCTCCGCCGATTCTGGCACGCGGAGCAATGGCAGTTGTTTCCGGATACGTTAGAGGCCATTCGCGAGCTGAGGGCCCTGGGCTTGCGGGTCGGGGTGCTGTCCAATGCGCCGACAAACATGCCTTTGCTGCTCGAGCGGCTCGGAGTCTTGGCGCATCTGGACTATGTCGTGATTTCGGCTGCGGAGGGAGTGAGGAAGCCGGACAAAAGGATTTTTGCCCGAGCCCTGGAACGGGCCGGCACAAAACCAAGCGAGACCGCTCATGTGGGCGACATGTACGTCGAGGACGTTCTCGGGGGAAGAAACGTTGGCTTGCACGCCTTTCTGATCGAGCGTGGCAGCAATGCTCTTTTCCCGCATCACCGGGAATCAGAGGGTCGCGATCTTCCGGGTGATCGTGTAGTGGAAAGCTTGGCCGACTTTGTCGCTCGGATTCGGGAACTCCTGTGAGCCGGGTTCAAAATTACTCGGCTAAGCGACCTGCGATTCCTTCTGAGATCTTGGTTGCAAATGCCATGATGGTCTCTTGGGGATTCACTCCCACACAAGTAGGGAATAAGCTTCCGTCGGCCACGTAGAGCCCCTCGATGCCATGAACCTTGCCGTCGAGGCCGACGACGGAAGTGGCAGGGTCGGGACCCATGCGGCAGGTGCCCACCGGATGGAAGGCCGCCAGATGCAGGTCCGACGGGCTCCAAGTTGGTCCCTTTTTCAGGGCATCGAGTTCTCGCGGCTGGGTGACGTAGTCGAGACCCGGCAAATTGGTGTGCACCGCTGTTGCTCCGGCAGCGAAGAAGATTTCGCCGACCAGAGCGAGCCCCCGCAACAAGCGCGCGCTGTCGAACCGGTTCAGATTGTACCGTACAAACGCGCGGCGGCTACCGGGGAGACGGAGAAGTTCGCCCGTCGAAGAATCGGAGACAAACAGACCTGCCGATGCGCGAAACGGCAAGTCAGCCAAAAATTCTTTTAGGCGGAACCCGACTGCCTTGGCCGCACTCAAAGCCATGGCGGGGTGGATTGTAGTGACCTCGATCATCACGCCGTCGGACAGATGCAGGTGGTCCACGTAGTAGGACTGCAATGTGCCACGCCAGTGGTAGACGGGTTCCGGGAACGTCGCGCTAACGCCCAGGGCCGGGTGTATAGACAGGTTTCTCCCGAGGTGGCCGCTCTGGCCGCCGATCCGGGCCTCCTGCAAAAGAACCGGAGTATGTAACGCCCCACACGCCAATACCACTCGCTCCGCCCGAACCCGCAGCCGTCCCTGTGAGGGGCTGCCACTCTTCGAGCTTAAAATGGAGGCTTCCACTCCACAGGCGCGGTTACCTTTCAGCAAGATGTTGTCTACCCGGCACCGTGCGTAAATCCTGGCTCCGGCCGCCTCTGCCATCGGCAAGTAGCTTAAGTGCATGGCCTGCTTGGCGTCACTGGGGCAACCAAACGCGCACACTCCGCAGCCCCGGCATCCTTCGATGTTGCGCCGGAGAGGTTCGCCGTGAAGCCCGAGCGCACGTACCCCCCGGTCGAACAACTGCGCGTTGACTCCGATAATCGTCCAAGGCACGGGTTTAACCTTCAAGACCCGCTCGACCCTGTCGAAGTACGGGGCCAACGTTTGCTCGTCGAAGCCGTCGAGGCCGAAGTGGCGGTCCCACAAACGCAAAACAGGTTCCGGAGCACGAAAGCACGTTCCGGAATTGATGACGGTGGTGCCGCCAACCGCTTTGCCTAACGGAATCGGTATCGGTGGCCGACCGAGCGCAAGCGTGGCGCCATGGTCTCGATACATCCGCAACATCCGCCTGAAGGGAAGGTCCTGAAAATCTTCGCGAGTAAAGTACGCTCCCTCCTCAATGACGACGACGCGCAAACCGGCACGCGCACACTCAGCCGCGACCACAGCACCGCCGGCGCCGGAGCCCACAACGCAAACGTCACACTGCACACTGACATCGCCACGGATCTCGGGAAACTGGATAGCGTGTAGTTTCGGGCCGCTACGGTGTGGCTCATCGGAGAGGCAGCTCCCGTCGGCTTTGAGCTCGCGGCTGACTTGGGGTGCTGCAGCATAGGCAAACCCGCAAAGTTGTTTGAATGCTTCCACCAGCAGGCGCGGCATCAGGTGGTGGCTTTGGTAAAAAGAAGCTACGCGCTCGATCCGCTCCTCGAGTGGCAAATGCGAGAAGCGGCGGAACGGCGGCCGTAGAGTGTTTCCCCACTCCCAGAGCCGGATGAGCCAGCGCACTTGCTGCTGTAGCGTGGGGGCAAGAGTGACGAGTTCGCGCTCGAGGAGGGCGGGTACGTCCACGTCTGGCGCACCGAGTGGAAAGGCTCCACCTCTCGGAATAAGGGCTTCAGCAATGGCAGCCAGTGCCTGCCGATCTCTTGGGTTAAGAACCTCTTTTTGCTTGGACATTTCGGGCAACGCTCTGGCAACAAGAAGCGAGTAAGGCAAGTCGAGGCGCGCCACAATAACCAGATTCCTCCGCAGCCGGGCTATGAGATTCTGAACGGCTCATAAATTTCGTTGGCTGCGTGCCACAGCCGTGGCCAGTTACCGTAAAAAATCCGCGATGTGCGAATTGACTGTGTCCGGCTGCTCTTGGTGCACGAAGTGTCCAGCGTTATCTACGATCAGCTTTTGTAGTCCGGCAGGGAACAACGCTTCCATGCCCTCCAATAGGTAACTTCCCATGCATCCATCTTGGGCGCCGTGAATCGTGAGTGTCGGAACGGGTACCGGTGCGATGCTGAGCTCCGACTGCACTTGCGCCAGCGTGGGGTCCTGGCGGCTTGGGTCGAGCGTGCAGCGGTAATAGGCGAGGGCAGCATCGAGAACTCCGTCGTGACGAAAGGTCGCCTTCACGTTCTCCAACGTTTCTGGAGAAAAATCCCAGTTAGGTGACCAGTCGCGCCACAGGTGTTCAATGAAGGCGAAATCGTTGTGGCGGACAGCGGCTTCCGCGAACGGAGTGAGGAAAAAAAACATGTACCACGAGCGCCGCAGTTGAGCGTAGTCTGAAAGGAACGCCTGCAAAACTGCTGGGCCATGCGGAACAGCGATCGTTACCAGTCGTCGGATGCGATGCGGCTCGAGAATCGCCGCCCCATAACCGGCAAGCGCGCCCCAGTCATGACCAATGACATCCGCGTGCTCGTAACCAAGAGCGCTGATACAGCCGAGCAAATCGTAAGCCAGAACCGCGCTCTGATATCGCCCATCCGGAGCCGGCGATGTGGGGTAGTACCCTCGCTGAAAGGGTGCCACGACGTGGTAACCAAGCTCGGCGAAGGGACCGAACTGGTGCCGAAAAGTCCAAGCGTTGTCCGGAAACCCATGCAGACACAACAAGAGTTTACCCGGCTTTCCGGCTTCTAGGAGGGCGATACTCAAGTCTCCAACTTGGAGGCGATGTTGTTGTACGGACTTGGTCATAAACACTCATTAAATGCCAAGCATGTCACGAATGGAATAACGCCCCACAGGCTGGTTGCAGAGCCACGACGCGGCTTTTAGGGCGCCGCGGGCAAAGCACTCTCGACTTTGCGCGCGGTGCACGAGTTCGATCCGCTCGGCACCTCCGGCAAAGACGACTGTGTGGTCTCCCACTACGTCCCCCCCTCGCAGAGCAAGTATGCCAATTTCTCCACGAGCACGCGGGCCGATTCGACCCTCTCGACCGTAGCGAAAAGACGTGCGCGGGGTTCCGGTGACCCGAGCAACAGCATCAGCCAATGTGAGAGCTGTCCCGCTCGGCGCATCCACTTTGTGGCGGTGGTGCATCTCGACGATCTCGATGTCAAAGCTGTCCTTGAGAGCCAGCGCTGCCAGCTCGGCAAGCTTCGTGAGCACAGCGATGCCCAAGCTCATGTTGGAAGAAACGAGACACCGCGTCTTGTCGGCAAGCTCGTCGAGCTCGCTGGTTTGTTGTGCGGAAAAACCCGTTGTGCCGATGACAATGGCTGCTTGGTGATGCACGGCACTTCGAAGATGCTGCAGCGAGGCTTCAGGCGAGCTGAAGTCCACCACCACAACGTTTGCGCCCATGAAGGACTCTAAGTCATGGTGGATCCTCACTCCCAAAGGCGAGATACCAGCGACGCTTCCAGCGTCCTGGCCCAACAAAGGAT
This window harbors:
- a CDS encoding enoyl-CoA hydratase, with protein sequence MADDKILLVDVSDGIARITLNRPHVLNALSRALRAALVEAFERAEEDPTVGVIILTGAGRAFCAGLDLKELSGSPATEARTAASSADVVDTVERCQKPVIAAIHGFAITGGFELALACDILIASTEARFADTHARVGIMPGWGLSQKLSRLIGVYRAKELSLTGNYIDAQTALDWGLVNRVVPPPDLIPTCEALARDILSCDQRLVHAYKRLIDDGYALSYAQGRALEANRSSEFSRQLRPEEVARRRAAVQQRARSQLRPMTP
- the moaA gene encoding cyclic pyranopterin monophosphate synthase; the protein is MPLDRFGRNIDYLRVSIIDHCNLRCVYCMPLQGLRLTRPDELLSAAEIERVVHAAAQIGFAKVRLTGGEPTLRPDLEDIVQRIASIRGIHDLSMTTNGILLPKMAERLRQAGLKRVNIHVDSLHPGRLQRIMRFGTLEEIWAGIEAAERAGLCPIKLNVVVARGYNDEDVVDLARLTLIHPWHVRFIELMPLGGGEESRIAVSHFVSNENVLRQIQENLGPLEPVSALHPSDEAVYYRIPGAQGLVGLISPVSRPYCGTCNRMRLTADGKLHLCLLHDEEIDVRDILRNGGSTETLAELLALAVRRKPTGHALSAGISPEERSMYQIGG
- a CDS encoding amino acid transporter, which produces MKPTRQAEFARILGLWDAAAIVAGSMIGSGIFLVSADIARLLDAPVWLLAVWLATAAVTVVAALNYGELAAMLPRAGGQYVYLREAYGPLWGFLYGWTLFTVIQTGTIAAVAVAFAKFCAVFIPALEGSTAGSVGLDGQRCVAIGVIVLLTWANCRGLRTGRWIQNIFTVAKVGTLLAVVLAGVVLGPSLGQGHVNWVYFWGQRAMSLSDVLPLFGAAMVGALFSADAWNNITFAAAEVKHPERNIAASLVIGAGGVTVLYILANASYLAVLPLWGAAGGSNPLERGIQYANNDRVASAMMEVLFGSTGNLLMSAAIMVSTFGCANGLILSGARVYHAMAKDGLFFKAAGYLNVYRVPVVALVFQAAWAGILVLSGTYGDLLDYVIFAALLFYSLTVAAVVVLRIRHPQWPRPYRAIGYPWLTLLYVAATLAIMVDLLVMKPRYTWPGLLIVLAGVPVYYLTRQRRRASSLT
- a CDS encoding amino acid permease produces the protein MSLWRQLFRVKPISMLEADLASENRLRRALGPWALTSLGVGAIIGAGIFVLTGLAAHDHAGPALVLSFVIAGLGCAFAALCYAEFAAMIPVAGSAYTYAYATLGELLAWIIGWDLILEYGMASATVAHGWSKYFLHLLELFGIHLPVAISSDPFSTPGAYFNLPAAVIVLLVTAVLVVGIRESATFNATMVAVKLAVILFVILVGATYVNPDNWTPFLPFGWKGVAAGAAYVFFAYIGFDSVSTQAEEARNPQRDVPIGIIASLAICTALYIGVAAVLTGMVPYTEIDVDAPLAAAFARHGFNAAVLIISIGAVAGITSVLVVLMLSQPRVFFAMARDGLLPEHFFGRVHPRFRTPHRSTILTGVVVAVVAALLPIQALAEMVNIGTLFAFVVVCSAVLVMRYTNPHQPRPFRTPLFPLVPILGILFNLGMMFSLGSHNWMRLGIWLGLGLLIYFSYSRYHSRIAKHGVRMARPLQT
- the uppP2 gene encoding undecaprenyl-diphosphatase 2 → MLWWKALILGVVEGVTEFLPISSTGHLILVSTVVDYPEAQRATFDISIQLGAVLALVWLYRDHLWSLVQRAPSDPVARSLMGKLALAFLPAALAGYLFHHWIENHLFNTRVVAWALVGGGVALLWVDQRKHEERTREIEAVSWQQAIWVGTAQTLSLVPGVSRAAATILGGLMCGLSRPVATQFSFYLSIPTLAAASLYSLYKVWDQLLVEDLGALAVGFVAAFASAFVVVEAFLRFVQRHTFLLFALYRIALGLLLIFWLV